The Mauremys reevesii isolate NIE-2019 linkage group 13, ASM1616193v1, whole genome shotgun sequence genome contains a region encoding:
- the LOC120381192 gene encoding ribonuclease, producing the protein MAQRGHHLMLLLVWLATWLALARGETRYEKFLRQHVDYPKSSAPDSRTYCNQMMQRRGMTSSACKFTNTFVHASGATITTVCSSGGTSASGDLRDSKASFALTTCRLQGGSQTPPCNYNADTSTQRIRIACVGGLPVHYDKSI; encoded by the coding sequence ATGGCTCAGAGGGGACACCACCTGATGCTGCTGCTTGTCTGGCTGGCCacgtggctggctctggccaggggggAGACGCGCTATGAGAAGTTCTTGAGGCAGCACGTCGATTACCCAAAGAGCAGTGCCCCGGACTCCAGGACTTACTGCAACCAGATGATGCAGCGCCGGGGCATGACCTCATCGGCCTGCAAGTTCACCAACACCTTCGTCCATGCCAGTGGTGCCACCATCACCACTGTCTGCAGCTCTGGGGGGACCTCGGCGAGTGGGGACCTGAGAGACAGCAAAGCCTCCTTCGCCCTCACCACCTGCCGGCTGCAGGGGGGATCACAGACACCACCCTGCAACTACAATGCAGACACCAGCACCCAACGCATCCGCATCGCCTGTGTCGGGGGGCTCCCTGTGCACTATGACAAATCAATATAG